A single region of the Desulfobacterales bacterium genome encodes:
- a CDS encoding TRAP transporter small permease, producing MKIISKVLSCIFGYLCLGLSILVCVEVIGRKVFSVSLQGADELGGYVLAVGSCLAFCVALIGRNHMRIDIFHYRLPGKIQAILNWVAIVTLALFGLLLATTGFGIIRDTFSYHSTAPTPWATPLIYPQGFWYAGLFMFAVIGVILAFRATKLLLKNRLKELQSEFQPKAAAEELEEELENAARR from the coding sequence ATGAAAATCATTTCAAAGGTTTTAAGTTGTATTTTTGGTTATTTATGCCTGGGCTTGTCGATTCTGGTCTGCGTTGAAGTCATTGGCCGCAAGGTATTTTCCGTATCTCTTCAGGGGGCGGATGAGTTGGGCGGCTATGTTTTGGCGGTTGGATCCTGCCTGGCCTTCTGTGTGGCTTTAATCGGGCGAAACCACATGCGAATCGATATCTTTCACTACCGTTTGCCGGGGAAAATACAGGCGATTCTAAACTGGGTGGCAATTGTAACCCTTGCGCTTTTCGGACTGCTTTTGGCAACAACGGGATTTGGGATTATTCGAGACACGTTTAGCTATCACAGCACCGCCCCGACACCGTGGGCGACCCCGCTCATTTATCCGCAGGGGTTCTGGTATGCCGGGCTATTCATGTTTGCCGTTATTGGAGTCATCTTGGCATTTAGGGCAACGAAGCTATTGCTCAAAAATCGGCTCAAGGAGCTCCAGTCTGAATTTCAACCAAAAGCAGCAGCTGAGGAGCTTGAAGAAGAGCTGG
- a CDS encoding TRAP transporter substrate-binding protein, protein MMGAIKKVLYVAVILAIGLSFGVNSADAKMTFNVLGQPLATGLIQKNKEQPFFENFSKNTGLDIDSNYKPIDVTGIKSEETLRVLKNGLFDIVSIRTAQAARDEPFLLGQDLVGLNPDYKMARKVYDAYKPHFDARLREVFNARLLGLWPFGPQVLFSKKPINGLKDIKGLKVRVYDQSLAMFVESLGAIPVPIGFSEVQQALARGVVDAAITGASSANSAGWPEVTEYFMPIGFQVGFNGYAINMDTWKKLSASQQKQLQAAIDKLCDDIWVYSEEIFNDALRCNVGKEPCETVTKYNMKEVTVTEADLKLVSEAVMKISYPNWVKVTEKSYPDAAKKWKEAIGPILGAQ, encoded by the coding sequence ATGATGGGAGCAATCAAAAAAGTTCTTTATGTTGCCGTCATTTTGGCGATCGGGCTAAGCTTTGGTGTTAATTCCGCCGACGCAAAAATGACCTTTAACGTATTGGGGCAGCCCTTGGCAACAGGCCTCATTCAGAAAAACAAAGAGCAACCCTTTTTTGAAAATTTCAGTAAAAATACCGGCCTGGATATCGATAGCAACTACAAACCTATCGATGTGACAGGAATTAAATCAGAAGAGACCCTGCGGGTATTGAAAAATGGCCTGTTTGATATTGTGTCGATACGCACTGCACAGGCTGCAAGGGATGAGCCGTTTCTTCTGGGTCAGGATCTGGTGGGACTAAACCCCGATTATAAAATGGCCCGCAAAGTTTATGACGCCTACAAGCCCCATTTTGATGCACGTTTAAGAGAAGTATTTAACGCACGCCTGCTGGGGTTATGGCCGTTTGGGCCCCAGGTTTTATTTTCCAAAAAACCGATTAATGGCCTTAAGGATATTAAGGGGTTGAAAGTTCGCGTATATGACCAGAGCTTGGCAATGTTTGTCGAAAGTTTAGGCGCAATTCCTGTCCCCATCGGATTTTCGGAAGTTCAACAGGCGCTTGCACGCGGCGTTGTGGATGCGGCGATTACAGGAGCAAGTTCGGCCAACTCAGCCGGCTGGCCGGAAGTCACCGAGTATTTCATGCCCATTGGTTTCCAGGTCGGGTTTAATGGGTATGCCATCAATATGGACACATGGAAAAAACTTTCCGCCAGCCAGCAGAAACAGCTCCAGGCTGCCATAGACAAACTGTGCGATGATATCTGGGTTTATTCTGAAGAAATATTTAACGATGCCTTGCGCTGCAATGTAGGGAAAGAACCCTGCGAAACGGTTACAAAGTACAACATGAAAGAAGTGACGGTTACAGAAGCGGATCTCAAACTGGTCTCCGAAGCGGTAATGAAGATTTCCTACCCGAACTGGGTAAAGGTCACGGAAAAAAGTTATCCCGATGCCGCTAAAAAATGGAAAGAAGCGATTGGGCCGATTCTCGGCGCTCAATAA
- a CDS encoding response regulator transcription factor, whose protein sequence is MKKIKVIIADDHTIVRKGLCSLLDGENDIDVIGEAENGREAIKQVEKLMPDVVLLDISMPGLNGLEATRQLKKKFPKLRILILTMHDNDEYIFETLRAGASGYLVKRSAPNELISAIKAVCRGESFLSPSISKRVIETYVRGASREDGDEAYGKLTDREREVLQLIAEGKLNREIAELLHISVKTVESHRAHIVEKLNIRNTAELTQYAIRKGIIRIET, encoded by the coding sequence ATGAAAAAAATCAAGGTGATCATTGCCGATGATCATACCATTGTTCGAAAAGGACTTTGTTCACTCTTGGATGGGGAAAATGATATTGACGTCATCGGTGAGGCTGAAAACGGCAGAGAGGCGATTAAACAGGTGGAAAAACTCATGCCGGATGTTGTTTTATTGGATATCAGCATGCCAGGCCTAAACGGTCTGGAAGCGACGCGCCAATTGAAAAAAAAGTTTCCAAAGTTAAGAATTTTAATTTTAACGATGCATGATAACGATGAATATATTTTCGAGACGCTCAGAGCCGGTGCTTCCGGATATCTGGTTAAACGCTCAGCGCCCAATGAACTGATATCTGCGATAAAAGCTGTTTGCCGGGGGGAGTCCTTTTTAAGCCCATCCATTTCGAAGCGGGTCATTGAAACATATGTCCGGGGGGCAAGCCGTGAAGACGGCGATGAGGCCTACGGCAAATTAACCGATCGGGAAAGAGAGGTGTTGCAGCTGATTGCTGAGGGAAAGCTGAATCGAGAAATCGCCGAACTGCTCCATATCAGTGTCAAAACCGTCGAGAGCCATCGCGCGCATATTGTTGAAAAGCTGAATATCCGTAACACTGCCGAATTAACCCAGTATGCCATCCGAAAGGGGATTATCAGAATAGAAACATAG